One stretch of Harpia harpyja isolate bHarHar1 chromosome 17, bHarHar1 primary haplotype, whole genome shotgun sequence DNA includes these proteins:
- the CCDC89 gene encoding coiled-coil domain-containing protein 89 — MSSGVTGFSLLSPRRQKPTETAATNSQGKENTRGSMALDEREAGMANSTSDPETGKDTEDLTKGLEELRESPEEEKSEKALLHSRLEQQHHLICTLKKKADDAHKRCRGLEQLNMELEKLRTEDAVKMKTQTQRIQHLEGRIMDLAKNHEKMLQFRDEHRKRHMQLQEENKCLRQNEVLFSQTVKEKEAEVLQLTAQARKLSQQLDSLQEECAYESRRAQEQEKELLEAQSQQASAHAWEVDALKNQLQRLQEEHQQTVAQVEHTESQQRAQGIELQAKLERVKEEKERLLNLAAERGKALQDKQQREIEQLGKKLEAAEKARQRAGKRLMEEAAAVDNDLKVQELQRQLESSKQAYSELSLQFGVYRKHAMDLLTKEKALNVKLRHFIA, encoded by the exons ATGAGTTCTGGGGTGACTGGTTTCAGCCTCTTATCGCCAAGGAGACAGAAACCCACGGAGACAGCAGCAACAAACAgtcaggggaaagaaaacaccCG GGGCTCCATGGCTCTGGATGAGAGAGAGGCAGGGATGGCCAACTCCACAAGTGATCCAGAGACGGGCAAAGACACGGAAGATCTGACAAAAGGCCTGGAGGAACTCCGTGAGAGCCCCgaagaggagaagagtgagaAGGCTCTGCTGCATTCACGCCTAGAACAGCAGCATCACCTTATCTGTACGCTGAAGAAAAAAGCAGACGATGCACACAAACGCTGCAGAGGCCTGGAGCAGCTCAACATGGAGCTGGAGAAACTGAGGACAGAggatgctgtgaaaatgaaaacccAGACCCAACGGATTCAGCACTTGGAGGGGCGCATCATGGATCTGGCCAAGAACCATGAAAAAATGCTGCAGTTCAGGGATGAACACAGGAAACGGCAtatgcagctgcaggaggagaatAAGTGCCTGCGGCAGAACGAAGTGCTTTTCAGCCAGACTGTGAAGGAGAAGGAAGCTGAAGTCCTCCAGCTCACTGCCCAGGCCAGAAAGCTCTCGCAGCAGTTAGACTCCTTACAGGAGGAATGTGCTTATGAGAGTCGCAGAGCCCAGGAGCAAGAAaaggagctgctagaagctcaGAGCCAGCAAGCAAGTGCCCACGCCTGGGAAGTCGATGCACTAAAAAACCAGCTGCAACGCCTACAGGAGGAGCACCAACAAACCGTGGCACAGGTAGAGCACACAGAAAGTCAGCAGAGGGCTCAGGGCATCGAGCTGCAGGCCAAGCTGGAGAGggtgaaggaggagaaagagcgACTACTGAACCTGGCCGCGGAGAGGGGCAAAGCTCTGCAAGATAAGCAACAACGGGAAATtgagcagctggggaagaagctggaggctgcagaaaaagccaggcagagagcagggaagCGCCTcatggaggaggcagcagcagtggaCAATGATCTGAAGGTCCAAGAGCTCCAACGACAGCTCGAAAGCAGCAAGCAGGCATACAGCGAACTCTCGCTGCAGTTTGGCGTTTACAGAAAGCACGCTATGGATTTGCTGACTAAAGAAAAAGCGCTGAACGTCAAACTCCGTCATTTTATTGCGTAA
- the SYTL2 gene encoding synaptotagmin-like protein 2 isoform X2: MKVADESVSKVLDWIKRSSGTEDKKHVSARSQGWEPKEEVDFSSRKAVLPTEHSGPSMDGKTKVRKELSFGKIKQWNSISPTSFISEDTQLIKERVKGEENEEQNDKSLTEFDCSRAEEREHGQEIKQQNKKSNLLENQEHKLPVQKCELEKAILEKRRIKEIRAFWERDKTIPSHGKNKVNINTNVSGGSALKSLRESDKIKPTVVYLPNELDDQSKNILRSVEVSCASQASRNEHQNSSEFGPGHAVEKVERTLPSDGKVHEYTELPKASNLQPRVGATSASLESKDKDEKETLKGKVVTSSQQKPRFQVLSLKEKLSEKFKNQISDSSQFQSLRNFWDTGVKLQNSIDRGDISLPNTSSITYERKSREDKGRDNMSKQELIQQQTQTSEREKTQKLDSMVCELPPGSPTLKGLNVAHTKNTCSVQLEGKTVISKPQEKMVLPEQEVKECKKKSIVSSKEHHVSLQFLQSPGDKDALKETAVDDCLCLPIEKVENKTTPLDVSLPKDKTAETVDKVALPKAELDVFKLGLKKLEKEASETSSSLNLKENILKEPDQCRVFERTVEQSHDISPADQKEEISKSTGKMNVASTDEHENKKSLRKLFREFEPFCLQHQAADKDDTLEGSQRPQAGLQNLLRETFAYQPSEYTRMGMKTPDDVNSISQANCSIESTCQEDTHQPEEVNETAEESVAPSKVSSLNSALEKLMKEASETPPPKPKRAISTVQRTAEMEVKTTTYEHDRDLPQEISETIEKSVAPSKVSGLSSALEKLMKEASETPPPKPKRADSTVWRPAEVEVKSTTYEHDGELPQEISETIERSVLSEAEYEISDVNLLKLPKEISETPASVVENTDKKIQSKIQTSQSLYVPHQQERDPPQEIQETIEKTSVSNIAKFSEFSSSLEQLLQEASETSSPISKELHKPEKFGDHTFPSQKETLLMTMSQPYSALSSYHTQTKIAVKGGAPEQNIKASVNDLAVNEIEASDLPRRNGAINKTEERSMAPVDLLPLEGETNMIAIKPFKINEKGRRDESTSLDASEKNSEFKALLKFRRASTPLKDESISPQPEGAQLCLRSQHEDNDEEEGDSSNLGSRFSDENSESYSGTRSSTCSEEELNPVLMALKRSADRKMASKSLEDISSATSNKGKINNPKEELALSAEDVSTVPSQPDKLFSSPEKLKGLSKSVPSFLQEESDNRETDTASESSYSLGRIKKSPSSLTTLSGSSGMASLSSVSGSLMSIYSADFGNVDVKGNIQFAIDYVEQLNELHIFICQCKDLAMADVKRQRSDPYVKTYLLPEKYKLGKRKTSIKKKTFNPVYNEILRYKIEKGLLKNQSLNISVWHNDTFGRNSFLGEVELDLGTWDWNDKSNKQMNWFPLKPRTSTMAFKPENRGEMKLALQYVPRPVGGKKTLSTGEVHIWVKECHDLPPLRGNRLNSFIKCTILPDTSRKSRQKTRTVAKTTNPVFNHTMVYDGFRPEDLKEACIELTVWDHNKLANHFLGGLRIGLGTGKSYGTTVDWMDSTSDETALWERMMNSPNTWIEDTLPLRMLMVAKLTK, translated from the exons ATGAAAGTGGCCGATGAATCTGTATCAAAAGTTTTAGATTGGATTAAAAGAAGTTCTGGTACTGAAGATAAGAAACATGTATCAGCCAGATCCCAAGGCTGGGAACCCAAAGAGGAAGTGGACTTCTCATCCAGAAAAGCAGTTCTTCCTACAGAACACAGTGGGCCTAGCATGGATGGAAAAACAAAAGTTAGAAAAGAGTTATCCTTTGGAAAGATTAAACAATGGAATAGTATTTCACCTAcatcatttatttcagaagatacACAGCTGATAAAAGAGAGGGTGAAAGGGGAAGAGAATGAGGAGCAAAATGACAAATCACTAACTGAATTTGACTGTTcaagagctgaagaaagagaaCATGGTCAGGAAAtcaagcaacaaaataaaaaatcaaatttattagAAAATCAAGAACACAAGCTACCAGTTCAGAAATGTGAATTAGAGAAGGCAATActagaaaaaagaagaataaaggagATCAGAGCATTCTGGGAAAGGGATAAAACTATCCCCAGTCATGGAAAGAACAAAGTTAATATCAATACTAATGTATCAGGTGGCAGTGCTCTGAAAAGTCTCAGAGAAagtgacaaaataaaaccaactgtGGTATACCTACCTAATGAATTGGATgatcaaagcaaaaatattttaagaagtgtTGAAGTAAGTTGTGCAAGCCAGGCTTCAAGAAATGAACATCAAAACTCTTCTGAGTTTGGACCAGGCCATGCAGTTGAAAAAGTAGAAAGAACACTTCCTTCTGATGGTAAAGTTCATGAATATACAGAATTGCCAAAAGCGAGTAACTTGCAGCCAAGAGTTGGTGCCACTTCAGCTTCCCtagaaagcaaagacaaagatGAGAAAGAAACACTTAAAGGAAAAGTTGTTACTTCTTCCCAGCAGAAGCCCAGGTTCCaggttttgtctttaaaagaaaaactgagtgaAAAGTTCAAGAATCAAATTTCAGATTCTTCACAGTTCCAGAGTTTGAGAAACTTCTGGGATACTGGAGTTAAATTACAGAATAGCATTGATAGGGGAGATATTTCTTTGCCAAATACTAGTTCAATAACTTATGAAAGAAAGTCAAGGGAAGATAAAGGCAGAGATAATATGAGCAAGCAAGAGTTAAttcaacaacaaacccaaacatctgagagagaaaaaacacagaaattagATTCTATGGTATGTGAACTGCCTCCAGGATCACCTACCCTGAAAGGTCTGAATGtggcacacacaaaaaatacatgCTCTGTccagctggaaggaaaaacagttaTCTCAAAACCCCAGGAAAAGATGGTTCTTCCAGAGCAAGAAgttaaagaatgtaaaaaaaaaagtattgtttcaTCAAAAGAACATCATGTTTCCTTGCAGTTTCTCCAATCACCTGGTGATAAAGATGCTTTAAAGGAGACAGCAGTAGATGATTGTCTATGTTTACCTATAGAAAAAGTGGAGAACAAGACTACTCCATTAGATGTCAGTCTCCCTAAAGACAAAACTGCAGAAACTGTGGATAAGGTTGCTCTACCTAAAGCTGAACTTGATGTATTCAAATTAGGCCTAAAGAAGTTAGAAAAGGAAGCCTCTGAGACGTCATCTAGCTTGAAcctaaaagaaaacattctgaaagaGCCAGATCAGTGCAGGGTCTTTGAAAGAACAGTAGAACAGAGCCATGACATTTCTCCTGCTgatcaaaaagaagaaataagcaaaagcacaggaaaaatgaATGTGGCATCAACGGatgaacatgaaaacaaaaaaagcctcaGGAAACTGTTTAGGGAATTTGAACCTTTCTGTCTACAACATCAGGCAGCAGACAAGGATGATACTCTTGAGGGTTCTCAGAGGCCTCAAGCTGGCTTGCAGAACCTGCTCAGAGAAACCTTTGCATATCAACCTTCTGAATATACAAGGATGGGAATGAAAACACCCGATGACGTGAATAGTATATCACAAGCTAATTGTAGTATAGAATCAACATGCCAAGAAGATACTCATCAGCCTGAAGAGGTCAATGAGACCGCAGAAGAGTCTGTCGCTCCATCCAAGGTCAGCAGCTTGAATTCTGCtttagagaagctgatgaaggaaGCCTCTGAAACACCACCTCCTAAACCGAAACGTGCCATTAGCACAGTACAGAGAACTGCTGAGATGGAAGTTAAAACCACGACCTATGAGCATGATAGAGACTTGCCACAGGAAATCAGTGAGACCATAGAAAAGTCTGTTGCTCCATCCAAGGTCAGTGGCTTGAGTTCTGCtttagagaagctgatgaaggagGCCTCTGAAACACCACCTCCTAAACCGAAACGTGCTGACAGCACAGTATGGAGGCCTGCTGAGGTGGAAGTTAAAAGCACAACCTATGAGCATGATGGAGAGTTGCCACAGGAGATAAGTGAGACCATAGAAAGATCTGTACTGTCTGAGGCTGAATATGAAATATCTGATGTTAATTTGCTGAAGCTACCAAAGGAGATTTCTGAAACACCAGCTTCTGTGGTGGAAAATACGgataagaaaatacaaagtaaaatacAGACTAGTCAAAGTTTGTATGTTCCACATCAACAAGAGAGAGATCCTCCTcaagaaatacaagaaacaatagaaaaaacTTCTGTTTCAAATATTGCAAAATTCAGTGAATTCAGTAGCTCTTTAGAACAGCTTCTTCAAGAAGCATCTGAAACTTCATCTCCAATATCCAAAGAGTTACATAAACCAGAAAAGTTTGGGGATCATACATTTCCATCACAAAAAGAGACTCTATTGATGACAATGTCACAGCCATATAGTGCTTTAAGTAGCTATCATACACAGACGAAGATAGCTGTCAAAGGGGGGGCTCCAGAACAAAATATCAAAGCTTCAGTAAATGATCTTGCAGTAAATGAAATTGAAGCTTCTGATCTTCCTAGAAGAAATGGAGCtattaataaaacagaagagagaagcaTGGCTCCAGTTGATCTTCTTCCCTTGGAAGGAGAGACCAATATGATTGCAATCAAGCCATTCAAGataaatgaaaaaggaaggagagatgaaAGCACATCCTTGGATGCCTCTGAAAAGAATTCAGAATTTAAAGCACTGTTGAAATTCAGAAGAGCAAGCACACCACTTAAAGATGAGAGCATCTCCCCCCAGCCAGAAGGAGCTCAACTCTGCCTAAGGTCTCAGCATGAGGATAATGATGAAGAGGAAGGGGACAGCTCAAATTTGGGATCCAGGTTTTCAGATGAAAACTCTGAGTCCTACTCTGGAACCAGAAGTTCAACTT GTTCAGAAGAAGAATTAAACCCTGTTTTGATGGCTTTGAAAAGGAGTGCAGATAGGAAAATGGCTTCCAAAAGTCTAGAGGACATTTCATCAGCCACCTCAA ataaaggaaaaataaataatccaaaGGAAGAATTAGCTCTTAGTGCTGAAGATG tttcCACAGTGCCTTCACAGCCTGATAAGCTGTTTTCCAGTCCTGAAAAACTCAAAGGACTGAGCAAGTCAGTACCATCATTCCTACAGGAAGAG AGTGATAACAGAGAGACAGATACAGCATCAGAAAGCAGTTATTCCCTTGGCAGAATCAAgaagagtcccagctctctaACCACTCTTAGCGGCTCTTCTGGCATGGCCTCCTTATCCTCT GTGAGCGGAAGTCTAATGAGCATTTATAGTGCAGACTTCGGCAATGTTGATGTGAAGGGGAACATTCAGTTTGCTATTGATTATGTAGAACAGCTGAATGAGCTCCACATTTTTATTTGCCAGTGTAAAGACTTGGCAATGGCAGATGTTAAGCGACAGCGTTCAGACCC GTATGTAAAGACCTACCTGCTTCCAGAGAAATACAAGCTGGGCAAACGGAAGACCTccatcaaaaagaaaacttttaatcCAGTCTATAATGAAATACTGCGG tATAAAATTGAGAAGGGTCTCCTAAAGAACCAAAGCCTTAATATTTCTGTCTGGCACAATGATACCTTTGGGAGGAATAGCTTCCTTGGTGAAGTGGAGCTGGATTTAGGAACTTGGGACTGGAATGATAAATCCAACAAGCAGATGAATTGGTTTCCACTCAAGCCAAGG aCTTCAACAATGGCTTTTAAACCAGAAAACAGAGGGGAGATGAAACTAGCCCTCCAGTATGTCCCACGCCCTGTTGGAG gaaagaaGACTCTCTCTACTGGTGAGGTCCACATCTGGGTGAAGGAATGCCATGACCTTCCTCCTCTAAGAGGCAACAGGCTCAACTCTTTTATTAAGTG taccATTCTTCCAGATACTAGCAGAAAAAGTCGCCAGAAAACAAGAACAGTGGCAAAAACTACGAACCCAGTATTCAACCACACCATGGTCTATGATGGCTTTAGACCAGAAGATTTGAAAGAAGCCTGCATAGAACTTACAGTCTGGGATCACAACAAACTAGCCAACCACTTTCTGGGAGGTCTCAGGATAGGCCTTGGAACAG GCAAAAGCTATGGAACTACAGTAGACTGGATGGATTCTACTTCAGATGAAACTGCCCTTTGGGAGAGGATGATGAACTCGCCAAACACATGGATAGAAGATACACTACCTCTCAGGATGCTAATGGTTGCAAAATTGACAAAATAA
- the SYTL2 gene encoding synaptotagmin-like protein 2 isoform X1, translating to MKVADESVSKVLDWIKRSSGTEDKKHVSARSQGWEPKEEVDFSSRKAVLPTEHSGPSMDGKTKVRKELSFGKIKQWNSISPTSFISEDTQLIKERVKGEENEEQNDKSLTEFDCSRAEEREHGQEIKQQNKKSNLLENQEHKLPVQKCELEKAILEKRRIKEIRAFWERDKTIPSHGKNKVNINTNVSGGSALKSLRESDKIKPTVVYLPNELDDQSKNILRSVEVSCASQASRNEHQNSSEFGPGHAVEKVERTLPSDGKVHEYTELPKASNLQPRVGATSASLESKDKDEKETLKGKVVTSSQQKPRFQVLSLKEKLSEKFKNQISDSSQFQSLRNFWDTGVKLQNSIDRGDISLPNTSSITYERKSREDKGRDNMSKQELIQQQTQTSEREKTQKLDSMVCELPPGSPTLKGLNVAHTKNTCSVQLEGKTVISKPQEKMVLPEQEVKECKKKSIVSSKEHHVSLQFLQSPGDKDALKETAVDDCLCLPIEKVENKTTPLDVSLPKDKTAETVDKVALPKAELDVFKLGLKKLEKEASETSSSLNLKENILKEPDQCRVFERTVEQSHDISPADQKEEISKSTGKMNVASTDEHENKKSLRKLFREFEPFCLQHQAADKDDTLEGSQRPQAGLQNLLRETFAYQPSEYTRMGMKTPDDVNSISQANCSIESTCQEDTHQPEEVNETAEESVAPSKVSSLNSALEKLMKEASETPPPKPKRAISTVQRTAEMEVKTTTYEHDRDLPQEISETIEKSVAPSKVSGLSSALEKLMKEASETPPPKPKRADSTVWRPAEVEVKSTTYEHDGELPQEISETIERSVLSEAEYEISDVNLLKLPKEISETPASVVENTDKKIQSKIQTSQSLYVPHQQERDPPQEIQETIEKTSVSNIAKFSEFSSSLEQLLQEASETSSPISKELHKPEKFGDHTFPSQKETLLMTMSQPYSALSSYHTQTKIAVKGGAPEQNIKASVNDLAVNEIEASDLPRRNGAINKTEERSMAPVDLLPLEGETNMIAIKPFKINEKGRRDESTSLDASEKNSEFKALLKFRRASTPLKDESISPQPEGAQLCLRSQHEDNDEEEGDSSNLGSRFSDENSESYSGTRSSTCSEEELNPVLMALKRSADRKMASKSLEDISSATSNKGKINNPKEELALSAEDGLKPDQHQERNENTAGISTVPSQPDKLFSSPEKLKGLSKSVPSFLQEESDNRETDTASESSYSLGRIKKSPSSLTTLSGSSGMASLSSVSGSLMSIYSADFGNVDVKGNIQFAIDYVEQLNELHIFICQCKDLAMADVKRQRSDPYVKTYLLPEKYKLGKRKTSIKKKTFNPVYNEILRYKIEKGLLKNQSLNISVWHNDTFGRNSFLGEVELDLGTWDWNDKSNKQMNWFPLKPRTSTMAFKPENRGEMKLALQYVPRPVGGKKTLSTGEVHIWVKECHDLPPLRGNRLNSFIKCTILPDTSRKSRQKTRTVAKTTNPVFNHTMVYDGFRPEDLKEACIELTVWDHNKLANHFLGGLRIGLGTGKSYGTTVDWMDSTSDETALWERMMNSPNTWIEDTLPLRMLMVAKLTK from the exons ATGAAAGTGGCCGATGAATCTGTATCAAAAGTTTTAGATTGGATTAAAAGAAGTTCTGGTACTGAAGATAAGAAACATGTATCAGCCAGATCCCAAGGCTGGGAACCCAAAGAGGAAGTGGACTTCTCATCCAGAAAAGCAGTTCTTCCTACAGAACACAGTGGGCCTAGCATGGATGGAAAAACAAAAGTTAGAAAAGAGTTATCCTTTGGAAAGATTAAACAATGGAATAGTATTTCACCTAcatcatttatttcagaagatacACAGCTGATAAAAGAGAGGGTGAAAGGGGAAGAGAATGAGGAGCAAAATGACAAATCACTAACTGAATTTGACTGTTcaagagctgaagaaagagaaCATGGTCAGGAAAtcaagcaacaaaataaaaaatcaaatttattagAAAATCAAGAACACAAGCTACCAGTTCAGAAATGTGAATTAGAGAAGGCAATActagaaaaaagaagaataaaggagATCAGAGCATTCTGGGAAAGGGATAAAACTATCCCCAGTCATGGAAAGAACAAAGTTAATATCAATACTAATGTATCAGGTGGCAGTGCTCTGAAAAGTCTCAGAGAAagtgacaaaataaaaccaactgtGGTATACCTACCTAATGAATTGGATgatcaaagcaaaaatattttaagaagtgtTGAAGTAAGTTGTGCAAGCCAGGCTTCAAGAAATGAACATCAAAACTCTTCTGAGTTTGGACCAGGCCATGCAGTTGAAAAAGTAGAAAGAACACTTCCTTCTGATGGTAAAGTTCATGAATATACAGAATTGCCAAAAGCGAGTAACTTGCAGCCAAGAGTTGGTGCCACTTCAGCTTCCCtagaaagcaaagacaaagatGAGAAAGAAACACTTAAAGGAAAAGTTGTTACTTCTTCCCAGCAGAAGCCCAGGTTCCaggttttgtctttaaaagaaaaactgagtgaAAAGTTCAAGAATCAAATTTCAGATTCTTCACAGTTCCAGAGTTTGAGAAACTTCTGGGATACTGGAGTTAAATTACAGAATAGCATTGATAGGGGAGATATTTCTTTGCCAAATACTAGTTCAATAACTTATGAAAGAAAGTCAAGGGAAGATAAAGGCAGAGATAATATGAGCAAGCAAGAGTTAAttcaacaacaaacccaaacatctgagagagaaaaaacacagaaattagATTCTATGGTATGTGAACTGCCTCCAGGATCACCTACCCTGAAAGGTCTGAATGtggcacacacaaaaaatacatgCTCTGTccagctggaaggaaaaacagttaTCTCAAAACCCCAGGAAAAGATGGTTCTTCCAGAGCAAGAAgttaaagaatgtaaaaaaaaaagtattgtttcaTCAAAAGAACATCATGTTTCCTTGCAGTTTCTCCAATCACCTGGTGATAAAGATGCTTTAAAGGAGACAGCAGTAGATGATTGTCTATGTTTACCTATAGAAAAAGTGGAGAACAAGACTACTCCATTAGATGTCAGTCTCCCTAAAGACAAAACTGCAGAAACTGTGGATAAGGTTGCTCTACCTAAAGCTGAACTTGATGTATTCAAATTAGGCCTAAAGAAGTTAGAAAAGGAAGCCTCTGAGACGTCATCTAGCTTGAAcctaaaagaaaacattctgaaagaGCCAGATCAGTGCAGGGTCTTTGAAAGAACAGTAGAACAGAGCCATGACATTTCTCCTGCTgatcaaaaagaagaaataagcaaaagcacaggaaaaatgaATGTGGCATCAACGGatgaacatgaaaacaaaaaaagcctcaGGAAACTGTTTAGGGAATTTGAACCTTTCTGTCTACAACATCAGGCAGCAGACAAGGATGATACTCTTGAGGGTTCTCAGAGGCCTCAAGCTGGCTTGCAGAACCTGCTCAGAGAAACCTTTGCATATCAACCTTCTGAATATACAAGGATGGGAATGAAAACACCCGATGACGTGAATAGTATATCACAAGCTAATTGTAGTATAGAATCAACATGCCAAGAAGATACTCATCAGCCTGAAGAGGTCAATGAGACCGCAGAAGAGTCTGTCGCTCCATCCAAGGTCAGCAGCTTGAATTCTGCtttagagaagctgatgaaggaaGCCTCTGAAACACCACCTCCTAAACCGAAACGTGCCATTAGCACAGTACAGAGAACTGCTGAGATGGAAGTTAAAACCACGACCTATGAGCATGATAGAGACTTGCCACAGGAAATCAGTGAGACCATAGAAAAGTCTGTTGCTCCATCCAAGGTCAGTGGCTTGAGTTCTGCtttagagaagctgatgaaggagGCCTCTGAAACACCACCTCCTAAACCGAAACGTGCTGACAGCACAGTATGGAGGCCTGCTGAGGTGGAAGTTAAAAGCACAACCTATGAGCATGATGGAGAGTTGCCACAGGAGATAAGTGAGACCATAGAAAGATCTGTACTGTCTGAGGCTGAATATGAAATATCTGATGTTAATTTGCTGAAGCTACCAAAGGAGATTTCTGAAACACCAGCTTCTGTGGTGGAAAATACGgataagaaaatacaaagtaaaatacAGACTAGTCAAAGTTTGTATGTTCCACATCAACAAGAGAGAGATCCTCCTcaagaaatacaagaaacaatagaaaaaacTTCTGTTTCAAATATTGCAAAATTCAGTGAATTCAGTAGCTCTTTAGAACAGCTTCTTCAAGAAGCATCTGAAACTTCATCTCCAATATCCAAAGAGTTACATAAACCAGAAAAGTTTGGGGATCATACATTTCCATCACAAAAAGAGACTCTATTGATGACAATGTCACAGCCATATAGTGCTTTAAGTAGCTATCATACACAGACGAAGATAGCTGTCAAAGGGGGGGCTCCAGAACAAAATATCAAAGCTTCAGTAAATGATCTTGCAGTAAATGAAATTGAAGCTTCTGATCTTCCTAGAAGAAATGGAGCtattaataaaacagaagagagaagcaTGGCTCCAGTTGATCTTCTTCCCTTGGAAGGAGAGACCAATATGATTGCAATCAAGCCATTCAAGataaatgaaaaaggaaggagagatgaaAGCACATCCTTGGATGCCTCTGAAAAGAATTCAGAATTTAAAGCACTGTTGAAATTCAGAAGAGCAAGCACACCACTTAAAGATGAGAGCATCTCCCCCCAGCCAGAAGGAGCTCAACTCTGCCTAAGGTCTCAGCATGAGGATAATGATGAAGAGGAAGGGGACAGCTCAAATTTGGGATCCAGGTTTTCAGATGAAAACTCTGAGTCCTACTCTGGAACCAGAAGTTCAACTT GTTCAGAAGAAGAATTAAACCCTGTTTTGATGGCTTTGAAAAGGAGTGCAGATAGGAAAATGGCTTCCAAAAGTCTAGAGGACATTTCATCAGCCACCTCAA ataaaggaaaaataaataatccaaaGGAAGAATTAGCTCTTAGTGCTGAAGATG GTCTGAAACCTGATCAGCATCAAGAGaggaatgaaaatacagcagGAA tttcCACAGTGCCTTCACAGCCTGATAAGCTGTTTTCCAGTCCTGAAAAACTCAAAGGACTGAGCAAGTCAGTACCATCATTCCTACAGGAAGAG AGTGATAACAGAGAGACAGATACAGCATCAGAAAGCAGTTATTCCCTTGGCAGAATCAAgaagagtcccagctctctaACCACTCTTAGCGGCTCTTCTGGCATGGCCTCCTTATCCTCT GTGAGCGGAAGTCTAATGAGCATTTATAGTGCAGACTTCGGCAATGTTGATGTGAAGGGGAACATTCAGTTTGCTATTGATTATGTAGAACAGCTGAATGAGCTCCACATTTTTATTTGCCAGTGTAAAGACTTGGCAATGGCAGATGTTAAGCGACAGCGTTCAGACCC GTATGTAAAGACCTACCTGCTTCCAGAGAAATACAAGCTGGGCAAACGGAAGACCTccatcaaaaagaaaacttttaatcCAGTCTATAATGAAATACTGCGG tATAAAATTGAGAAGGGTCTCCTAAAGAACCAAAGCCTTAATATTTCTGTCTGGCACAATGATACCTTTGGGAGGAATAGCTTCCTTGGTGAAGTGGAGCTGGATTTAGGAACTTGGGACTGGAATGATAAATCCAACAAGCAGATGAATTGGTTTCCACTCAAGCCAAGG aCTTCAACAATGGCTTTTAAACCAGAAAACAGAGGGGAGATGAAACTAGCCCTCCAGTATGTCCCACGCCCTGTTGGAG gaaagaaGACTCTCTCTACTGGTGAGGTCCACATCTGGGTGAAGGAATGCCATGACCTTCCTCCTCTAAGAGGCAACAGGCTCAACTCTTTTATTAAGTG taccATTCTTCCAGATACTAGCAGAAAAAGTCGCCAGAAAACAAGAACAGTGGCAAAAACTACGAACCCAGTATTCAACCACACCATGGTCTATGATGGCTTTAGACCAGAAGATTTGAAAGAAGCCTGCATAGAACTTACAGTCTGGGATCACAACAAACTAGCCAACCACTTTCTGGGAGGTCTCAGGATAGGCCTTGGAACAG GCAAAAGCTATGGAACTACAGTAGACTGGATGGATTCTACTTCAGATGAAACTGCCCTTTGGGAGAGGATGATGAACTCGCCAAACACATGGATAGAAGATACACTACCTCTCAGGATGCTAATGGTTGCAAAATTGACAAAATAA